A window of the Ipomoea triloba cultivar NCNSP0323 chromosome 14, ASM357664v1 genome harbors these coding sequences:
- the LOC116005002 gene encoding exocyst complex component EXO84B-like isoform X2 has translation MDMEDAPPSTSRRFRFRDHSEEVKAVDDFNGDGHTTTDFSSVSSDLDDDTELESMSAQGIRHLCSELLELKMESEEEFQNIVLANYSSFIGIFEGAKNLEHDVKQLKYQVSTQKRLIEDLTNGILNKAFEQEKIEPVLDESLHAQTSIMTILGAHTEDCCDIVDNLLAEHRLDEAIFYLEREANSDESRQLLQGYSPDKLVSYNSAISEKRSAIVDQLVSVANNPRVSPPELQKALVGLCRLGEDHLATQLLLNYYHLRIASRINDLHSSKVFLHGVYIQEVGKFVFSMISQAVRSYVALHGGTSPYASELLQWADEETEVFANCFSIYVKSLVELSSGLPIVIEAMQITMSYCSLLESQGLVLHSNLIKHITPCIEQVLEVHIQHFKKVIGIFTSSDTWFLGRYLVSGMLNQDTSSTIKGQQSEYCPLTNSARKFITLFQAILEEVSPLIALHVEGSIISGLKDLFSTYILFIERALISGTEAEEGDLRINVAESLVQKLSLVANLSTLEQILSNMIQSVFIGFNHLKFEIDSYVLFIHDTCAQIRSNFFKQFVLKYSPSEGEWGNIPACCTGGQEDSNIHDPEPSISYQEFYLELRRLKKHAEDHFIDLDWLTDILKELMEAIFLWISREEIWEISKEHLSDQNCGNFTQ, from the exons ATGGACATGGAGGATGCACCTCCTTCAACGTCAAGAAGGTTCCGATTCCGGGACCACAGCGAAGAAGTAAAGGCCGTAGATGACTTCAACGGCGACGGCCACACCACAACCGACTTTTCATCTGTTTCCAGTGACCTCGACGATGATACCGAGCTCGAGTCAATGAGTGCTCAG GGCATTAGACATCTTTGTTCAGAACTCCTCGagctgaaaatggagtcggagGAAGAGTTTCAAAATATTGTGTTGGCTAATTATTCCTCATTTATTGG AATATTTGAAGGGGCAAAAAATTTGGAACATGACGTAAAGCAACTGAAATACCAGGTTTCAACACAAAAGAGGCTCATAGAGGATCTTACAAATGGCATTTTAAATAAGGCTTTTGAACAGGAGAAGATAGAGCCAGTGCTTGATGAATCTTTGCATGCTCAAACATCTATAATGACCATTTTAGGTGCTCATACTGAAGATTGTTGTGATATTGTGGATAATCTTCTTGCAGAGCACAGATTGGATGAAGCCATCTTTTATCTGGAGAGGGAAGCTAACTCTGATGAAAGTAGGCAGTTGCTTCAAGGTTATTCACCAGATAAGTTGGTGTCTTATAATTCTGCAATATCAGAGAAAAGATCTGCAATTGTGGATCAACTAGTCTCAGTGGCTAACAACCCTCGAGTTTCTCCTCCAGAATTGCAAAAAGCACTGGTTGGCCTTTGCAGACTTGGTGAAGATCATCTTGCTACTCAATTACTGCTCAATTATTACCATTTACGTATAGCATCTAGAATAAATGATTTGCACTCCTCAAAGGTATTTCTTCATGGGGTATATATTCAGGAAGTTGGAAAGTTTGTATTTTCTATGATCTCTCAAGCAGTGAGAAGTTATGTTGCATTACATGGAGGAACCTCTCCTTATGCTTCAGAATTACTTCAATGGGCTGATGAAGAAACTGAGGTTTTTGCCAATTGCTTCAGCATATATGTTAAGTCTCTAGTTGAATTAAGTAGTGGACTGCCAATAGTTATAGAGGCCATGCAAATCACAATGTCTTATTGTTCTTTATTAGAGAGTCAAGGGTTGGTCTTGCACTCTAATTTGATAAAGCATATTACTCCTTGTATAGAACAGGTGTTGGAGGTCCATATACAACATTTTAAGAAAGTAATCGGTATTTTTACCTCATCTGATACATGGTTTCTTGGAAGATATCTGGTGTCAGGAATGTTAAATCAAGATACTTCTTCCACAATCAAAGGCCAACAATCAGAGTATTGTCCACTCACAAACAGTGCTAGGAAATTTATCACACTGTTTCAG GCCATATTAGAGGAAGTATCTCCCTTAATTGCTCTTCATGTAGAAGGGTCAATTATCAGTGGCCTTAAAGACCTTTTCAGCACGTATATTCTTTTTATTGAAAGAGCCCTGATCAGTGGCACAGAGGCTGAAGAAGGTGATTTAAGAATCAATGTAGCAGAATCACTGGTACAAAAACTTTCCCTTGTTGCCAACTTGTCAACGCTGGAGCAAATTCTCTCCAACATGATCCAAAGTGTCTTCATTGGCTTCAATcacttaaagtttgaaattgaTAGTTATGTTTTGTTCATTCATGACACTTGTGCCCAGATAAGATCTAATTTTTTCAAGCAATTTGTTCTTAAATACTCACCTTCTGAAGGTGAATGGGGCAACATTCCAGCATGTTGCACTGGTGGACAGGAGGATTCAAACATACATGACCCAGAGCCATCCATTTCTTACCAG GAATTCTACCTGGAACTAAGGAGACTTAAGAAACATGCTGAAGATCATTTCATAGATTTGGATTGGTTAACAGATATACTCAAGGAGCTGATGGAGGCTATATTCTTGTGGATTTCAAGAGAAGAAATATGGGAAATTAGTAAAGAGCACTTGTCAGATCAAAATTGTGGCAATTTTACACAG